One stretch of Tribolium castaneum strain GA2 chromosome 5, icTriCast1.1, whole genome shotgun sequence DNA includes these proteins:
- the LOC662577 gene encoding acyl-coenzyme A thioesterase 10, mitochondrial isoform X1, with the protein MASRLVRSLSITNRLVGSFKYKPTVMSRCCSTTPADKVLTIQELTVNLAKAMGVDSGFSPIRADRSHLSEYLPTSQSELPPRAMRDSYLVAMIPLSTSTRLQDRYTTFLGYVRVGRLLEDMDIFAVMVAQKHILNPKLPEGTPSPQTLVTALVDRIDFSDFVPKPHEDIKISGHVSWVGRSSMEVVVWLEQKMYGTWHRITRALFLIAARDPTNTKAAMVNAIEPADDREKAILAGGETRKANRIALEKQHVLKVIPDHDEQRIIHDLYLKTKSNKNLSFTNMVLPANGVWMEDCTISNTIFSQPENRNLHNTVFGGFIMRQAAELSWVLGFKFSKYRPKVKSISDIKFNKPIAVNSLIHMYAHVVFTQMQFIQIVVYVEVFDPQTGNTDTTNVVHLTYEVPEIVREVYPRTYQEAMMYIDGRRHFFEIMKTPYDHDNVLNEEGIRNKSKL; encoded by the exons atggcCTCTAGATTAGTACGTAGTTTATCAATCACGAACCGCTTAGTGGGTTCATTTAAATACAAACC TACTGTCATGAGTCGCTGCTGTTCCACCACGCCAGCCGACAAGGTGTTAACAATACAAGAAC TAACCGTAAATTTGGCGAAAGCTATGGGGGTCGATAGTGGGTTTTCCCCCATCCGGGCCGACCGATCTCACCTCTCCGAATACCTCCCTACAAGCCAAAGCGAACTACCGCCACGAGCTATGCGTGATAGTTATCTCGTGGCCATGATACCCCTTTCGACCAGTACGCGGCTCCAAGACCGGTATACAACGTTTCTGGGGTACGTCCGGGTCGGGCGCTTACTCGAAGACATGGATATTTTTGCCGTGATGGTGGCGCAGAAACATATACTTAACCCGAAACTGCCCGAAGGGACACCCTCTCCCCAAACTCTAGTCACCGCACTGGTGGACAGAATCGACTTTAGCGACTTTGTCCCTAAACCTCATGAGGATATTAAGATTTCGGGGCACGTCAGTTGGGTGGGGCGCTCCTCCATGGAGGTGGTGGTGTGGCTGGAGCAGAAAATGTACGGGACGTGGCACAGAATCACGAGGGCTTTGTTTCTGATAGCAGCCAGGGATCCGACCAATACGAAGGCAGCAATGGTCAATGCGATAGAGCCGGCGGATGACCGCGAAAAGGCTATACTTGCTGGGGGGGAAACCCGCAAGGCTAATAGAATAGCCTTAGAGAAGCAACACGTGTTGAAAGTGATACCGGATCATGACGAACAGAGGATCATCCACGATTTGTATTTGAAAACCAAGTCCAATAAAAATCTAAGTTTCACCAACATGGTACTTCCCGCGAATGGGGTCTGGATGGAAGACTGTACCATCTCAAATACGATTTTTTCGCAGCCGGAAAACCGGAACCTCCACAACACGGTTTTTGGAGGGTTTATCATGAGACAAGCGGCGGAACTTAGCTGGGTTCTTGGGttcaaatttagtaaataCAGGCCTAAAGTCAAGAGTATTAGCGATATTAAGTTTAATAAACCAATAGCTGTGAATTCTCTTATTCATATGTATGCCCATGTGGTCTTTACTCAAATGcaatttatccaaattgtggtcTATGTGGAAGTTTTTGATCCACAGACGGGAAATACTGACACCACGAATGTTGTACATTTAACTTATGAAGTGCCTGAGATTGTCAGGGAGGTGTATCCTCGGACTTACCAAGAAGCCATGATGTATATTGACGGCAGAAGACATTTCTTCGAAATTATGAAGACTCCATATGACCATGATAACGTGTTAAATGAAGAAGGAATACGCAATAAAAGCAAGCTTTAA
- the LOC662577 gene encoding acyl-coenzyme A thioesterase 10, mitochondrial isoform X2: protein MSRCCSTTPADKVLTIQELTVNLAKAMGVDSGFSPIRADRSHLSEYLPTSQSELPPRAMRDSYLVAMIPLSTSTRLQDRYTTFLGYVRVGRLLEDMDIFAVMVAQKHILNPKLPEGTPSPQTLVTALVDRIDFSDFVPKPHEDIKISGHVSWVGRSSMEVVVWLEQKMYGTWHRITRALFLIAARDPTNTKAAMVNAIEPADDREKAILAGGETRKANRIALEKQHVLKVIPDHDEQRIIHDLYLKTKSNKNLSFTNMVLPANGVWMEDCTISNTIFSQPENRNLHNTVFGGFIMRQAAELSWVLGFKFSKYRPKVKSISDIKFNKPIAVNSLIHMYAHVVFTQMQFIQIVVYVEVFDPQTGNTDTTNVVHLTYEVPEIVREVYPRTYQEAMMYIDGRRHFFEIMKTPYDHDNVLNEEGIRNKSKL from the exons ATGAGTCGCTGCTGTTCCACCACGCCAGCCGACAAGGTGTTAACAATACAAGAAC TAACCGTAAATTTGGCGAAAGCTATGGGGGTCGATAGTGGGTTTTCCCCCATCCGGGCCGACCGATCTCACCTCTCCGAATACCTCCCTACAAGCCAAAGCGAACTACCGCCACGAGCTATGCGTGATAGTTATCTCGTGGCCATGATACCCCTTTCGACCAGTACGCGGCTCCAAGACCGGTATACAACGTTTCTGGGGTACGTCCGGGTCGGGCGCTTACTCGAAGACATGGATATTTTTGCCGTGATGGTGGCGCAGAAACATATACTTAACCCGAAACTGCCCGAAGGGACACCCTCTCCCCAAACTCTAGTCACCGCACTGGTGGACAGAATCGACTTTAGCGACTTTGTCCCTAAACCTCATGAGGATATTAAGATTTCGGGGCACGTCAGTTGGGTGGGGCGCTCCTCCATGGAGGTGGTGGTGTGGCTGGAGCAGAAAATGTACGGGACGTGGCACAGAATCACGAGGGCTTTGTTTCTGATAGCAGCCAGGGATCCGACCAATACGAAGGCAGCAATGGTCAATGCGATAGAGCCGGCGGATGACCGCGAAAAGGCTATACTTGCTGGGGGGGAAACCCGCAAGGCTAATAGAATAGCCTTAGAGAAGCAACACGTGTTGAAAGTGATACCGGATCATGACGAACAGAGGATCATCCACGATTTGTATTTGAAAACCAAGTCCAATAAAAATCTAAGTTTCACCAACATGGTACTTCCCGCGAATGGGGTCTGGATGGAAGACTGTACCATCTCAAATACGATTTTTTCGCAGCCGGAAAACCGGAACCTCCACAACACGGTTTTTGGAGGGTTTATCATGAGACAAGCGGCGGAACTTAGCTGGGTTCTTGGGttcaaatttagtaaataCAGGCCTAAAGTCAAGAGTATTAGCGATATTAAGTTTAATAAACCAATAGCTGTGAATTCTCTTATTCATATGTATGCCCATGTGGTCTTTACTCAAATGcaatttatccaaattgtggtcTATGTGGAAGTTTTTGATCCACAGACGGGAAATACTGACACCACGAATGTTGTACATTTAACTTATGAAGTGCCTGAGATTGTCAGGGAGGTGTATCCTCGGACTTACCAAGAAGCCATGATGTATATTGACGGCAGAAGACATTTCTTCGAAATTATGAAGACTCCATATGACCATGATAACGTGTTAAATGAAGAAGGAATACGCAATAAAAGCAAGCTTTAA
- the LOC662545 gene encoding dolichyldiphosphatase 1 isoform X1, protein MATFDLNEGNFPKPTDITDRTEWVPLSLTLVEYPKGDFIGKILALISLAPFGIGAGFVALILFRRDLHTITFFLGTLCSEALNYFLKHTICEERPMRRTDLYGEYGMPSSHAQFVWFFATYVIYFVFIRLHHMNNNTIIENMSKILIISSSLVMALLVCVSRIYLQYHTVSQVLCGAFVGVLFATFWFALTYLVFTPLFPQIVTWKISEILLLRDTTLIPNVLWFEYTNTRQEVRARSRKLVSMKSQ, encoded by the exons ATGGCCACGTTTGATTTGAACGAGGGCAATTTTCCTAAACCAACTGATATAACTGACAGAACAGAATGGGTGCCGCTTTCCCTAACCCTGGTCGAGTACCCCAAAG GTGACTTCATCGGTAAAATCCTCGCTTTGATCAGTCTGGCCCCCTTTGGAATCGGGGCTGGCTTCGTGGCGTTAATCCTTTTTCGCCGCGACTTGCACACGATAACGTTTTTTCTCGGTACGTTGTGCTCCGAAGCCCTCAACTATTTCCTCAAGCACACGATCTGCGAGGAGAGACCCATGCGGAGGACGGACTTGTACGGGGAGTACGGCATGCCGTCGTCGCATGCCCAGTTCGTGTGGTTTTTCGCCACATATGTCATTTATTTCGTGTTTATTAG GCTCCACCACATGAACAATAACACGATTATTGAGAACATGTCGAAGATTTTGATCATATCGTCGTCGCTGGTGATGGCGCTGTTGGTCTGCGTTAGCCGCATTTATTTGCAGTACCACACGGTCTCGCAGGTGCTGTGTGGGGCGTTCGTGGGGGTTTTATTTGCAACTTTTTGGTTTGCGCTCACTTATCTCGTGTTCACGCCGCTGTTTCCGCAAATAGTGACCTG gaaaatatcagaaattttattgttgaGAGACACGACGTTGATACCGAACGTCTTGTGGTTCGAATATACAAATACTCGGCAAGAAGTTAGGGCGAGGAGTAGGAAATTGGTCAGTATGAAGTCCCAATGA
- the LOC662545 gene encoding dolichyldiphosphatase 1 isoform X2, with product MGAAFPNPGRVPQSLLTFPGDFIGKILALISLAPFGIGAGFVALILFRRDLHTITFFLGTLCSEALNYFLKHTICEERPMRRTDLYGEYGMPSSHAQFVWFFATYVIYFVFIRLHHMNNNTIIENMSKILIISSSLVMALLVCVSRIYLQYHTVSQVLCGAFVGVLFATFWFALTYLVFTPLFPQIVTWKISEILLLRDTTLIPNVLWFEYTNTRQEVRARSRKLVSMKSQ from the exons ATGGGTGCCGCTTTCCCTAACCCTGGTCGAGTACCCCAAAG TTTACTAACATTTCCAGGTGACTTCATCGGTAAAATCCTCGCTTTGATCAGTCTGGCCCCCTTTGGAATCGGGGCTGGCTTCGTGGCGTTAATCCTTTTTCGCCGCGACTTGCACACGATAACGTTTTTTCTCGGTACGTTGTGCTCCGAAGCCCTCAACTATTTCCTCAAGCACACGATCTGCGAGGAGAGACCCATGCGGAGGACGGACTTGTACGGGGAGTACGGCATGCCGTCGTCGCATGCCCAGTTCGTGTGGTTTTTCGCCACATATGTCATTTATTTCGTGTTTATTAG GCTCCACCACATGAACAATAACACGATTATTGAGAACATGTCGAAGATTTTGATCATATCGTCGTCGCTGGTGATGGCGCTGTTGGTCTGCGTTAGCCGCATTTATTTGCAGTACCACACGGTCTCGCAGGTGCTGTGTGGGGCGTTCGTGGGGGTTTTATTTGCAACTTTTTGGTTTGCGCTCACTTATCTCGTGTTCACGCCGCTGTTTCCGCAAATAGTGACCTG gaaaatatcagaaattttattgttgaGAGACACGACGTTGATACCGAACGTCTTGTGGTTCGAATATACAAATACTCGGCAAGAAGTTAGGGCGAGGAGTAGGAAATTGGTCAGTATGAAGTCCCAATGA
- the EndoB gene encoding endophilin-B1 isoform X2 has protein sequence MDFNVKKIVKDAGAAISRVVQMTEEKLGTSEKTELDAHFENLWERAENTKNWTEKIVRDAEAVLIPNPGNRIEDFIYEKIDKKRPSRLSNLEYLGLDMIEAGNVYGPGTAYGSCLIKVGQWEQKLGQNERDFIGSAAMCFTQPMRKFLDTEIKTILKEKNLLEVKRLDLDACKNRVRKARSMLGQPAKEGITPEEVLEQAERDLRIAQSEFDRQAEITKLLLEGIGSSHAAHLRCLQEFVETQARFYSQCTTIMTDLQRELASMSSMPGVDPNSPVNPKPNEWNNEVPNNGMRKARVIYDYDGQDTTELSLMANEIIMVKELSDKPNEDYLYGERGHQKGKVPRAYLEFIS, from the exons ATGGATTTCAACgtgaaaaaaatcgtcaagGATGCGGGGGCTGCCATCAGTCGCGTGGTCCAG ATGACCGAAGAGAAACTAGGCACATCCGAAAAAACCGAACTCGATGCTCACTTCGAAAATCTCTGGGAACGAGccgaaaacaccaaaaactGGACGGAGAAAATCGTCCGGGATGCCGAAGCGGTTCTAATCCCCAATCCCGGGAACCGAATCGAGGACTTCATTTACgagaaaatcgacaaaaagcGACCCTCGAGACTGAGCAATTTGGAGTACCTGGGCCTGGACATGATCGAGGCTGGGAATGTGTACGGCCCGGGGACTGCCTACGGGAGCTGTTTGATCAAAGTGGGGCAGTGGGAGCAGAAGTTGGGCCAGAACGAAAGGGACTTCATCGGCTCGGCGGCCATGTGCTTCACTCAGCCCATGCGCAAGTTCTTGGACACCGAAATTAAGACCATACTCAAGGAAAAGAATCTTTTGGAAGTCAAACG GTTGGATTTGGATGCGTGTAAGAATAGGGTGCGCAAGGCGAGGAGTATGTTGGGACAACCGGCG AAAGAAGGGATTACCCCGGAAGAAGTTTTGGAGCAG GCCGAAAGAGACCTGCGGATTGCCCAGTCGGAGTTCGACCGTCAGGCTGAAATAACGAAACTCCTACTCGAAGGGATCGGCAGTTCCCACGCTGCTCATCTCCGTTGTTTGCAAGAATTCGTAGAGACTCAAGCCCGATTTTACTCGCAATGTACCACGATTATGACGGATTTGCAGCGTGAGCTCGCCAG TATGTCCTCGATGCCTGGTGTCGATCCCAATTCTCCCGTAAATCCTAAACCGAACGAATGGAACAACGAAGTACCAAATAACGGAATGCGAAAAGCCCGAGTTATATACGATTATGACGGGCAAGATACGACCGAATTAAGTCTGATGGCGAACGAG attataaTGGTTAAAGAACTGAGCGATAAACCCAacgaagattatttatatggCGAGCGCGGCCATCAAAAGGGCAAAGTCCCGCGTGCGTACCTGGAATTCATATCTTAA
- the EndoB gene encoding endophilin-B2 isoform X4 codes for MDFNVKKIVKDAGAAISRVVQMTEEKLGTSEKTELDAHFENLWERAENTKNWTEKIVRDAEAVLIPNPGNRIEDFIYEKIDKKRPSRLSNLEYLGLDMIEAGNVYGPGTAYGSCLIKVGQWEQKLGQNERDFIGSAAMCFTQPMRKFLDTEIKTILKEKNLLEVKRLDLDACKNRVRKARSMLGQPAQFPLHLTQKEGITPEEVLEQAERDLRIAQSEFDRQAEITKLLLEGIGSSHAAHLRCLQEFVETQARFYSQCTTIMTDLQRELASSVKPGPVLRLNSEDLEPVVPNNTRVSSPAAFTPVIITSSDDSEYSVL; via the exons ATGGATTTCAACgtgaaaaaaatcgtcaagGATGCGGGGGCTGCCATCAGTCGCGTGGTCCAG ATGACCGAAGAGAAACTAGGCACATCCGAAAAAACCGAACTCGATGCTCACTTCGAAAATCTCTGGGAACGAGccgaaaacaccaaaaactGGACGGAGAAAATCGTCCGGGATGCCGAAGCGGTTCTAATCCCCAATCCCGGGAACCGAATCGAGGACTTCATTTACgagaaaatcgacaaaaagcGACCCTCGAGACTGAGCAATTTGGAGTACCTGGGCCTGGACATGATCGAGGCTGGGAATGTGTACGGCCCGGGGACTGCCTACGGGAGCTGTTTGATCAAAGTGGGGCAGTGGGAGCAGAAGTTGGGCCAGAACGAAAGGGACTTCATCGGCTCGGCGGCCATGTGCTTCACTCAGCCCATGCGCAAGTTCTTGGACACCGAAATTAAGACCATACTCAAGGAAAAGAATCTTTTGGAAGTCAAACG GTTGGATTTGGATGCGTGTAAGAATAGGGTGCGCAAGGCGAGGAGTATGTTGGGACAACCGGCG CAATTTCCTTTACATTTGACACAG AAAGAAGGGATTACCCCGGAAGAAGTTTTGGAGCAG GCCGAAAGAGACCTGCGGATTGCCCAGTCGGAGTTCGACCGTCAGGCTGAAATAACGAAACTCCTACTCGAAGGGATCGGCAGTTCCCACGCTGCTCATCTCCGTTGTTTGCAAGAATTCGTAGAGACTCAAGCCCGATTTTACTCGCAATGTACCACGATTATGACGGATTTGCAGCGTGAGCTCGCCAG CTCTGTGAAACCCGGCCCTGTCTTGAGACTTAACAGCGAAGATCTCGAGCCCGTGGTACCTAATAATACGCGGGTCTCGTCTCCGGCGGCGTTTACCCCAGTTATTATAACGTCCTCGGATGATTCCGAATATTCTGTCCTGTAG
- the EndoB gene encoding endophilin-B2 isoform X1 translates to MDFNVKKIVKDAGAAISRVVQMTEEKLGTSEKTELDAHFENLWERAENTKNWTEKIVRDAEAVLIPNPGNRIEDFIYEKIDKKRPSRLSNLEYLGLDMIEAGNVYGPGTAYGSCLIKVGQWEQKLGQNERDFIGSAAMCFTQPMRKFLDTEIKTILKEKNLLEVKRLDLDACKNRVRKARSMLGQPAQFPLHLTQKEGITPEEVLEQAERDLRIAQSEFDRQAEITKLLLEGIGSSHAAHLRCLQEFVETQARFYSQCTTIMTDLQRELASMSSMPGVDPNSPVNPKPNEWNNEVPNNGMRKARVIYDYDGQDTTELSLMANEIIMVKELSDKPNEDYLYGERGHQKGKVPRAYLEFIS, encoded by the exons ATGGATTTCAACgtgaaaaaaatcgtcaagGATGCGGGGGCTGCCATCAGTCGCGTGGTCCAG ATGACCGAAGAGAAACTAGGCACATCCGAAAAAACCGAACTCGATGCTCACTTCGAAAATCTCTGGGAACGAGccgaaaacaccaaaaactGGACGGAGAAAATCGTCCGGGATGCCGAAGCGGTTCTAATCCCCAATCCCGGGAACCGAATCGAGGACTTCATTTACgagaaaatcgacaaaaagcGACCCTCGAGACTGAGCAATTTGGAGTACCTGGGCCTGGACATGATCGAGGCTGGGAATGTGTACGGCCCGGGGACTGCCTACGGGAGCTGTTTGATCAAAGTGGGGCAGTGGGAGCAGAAGTTGGGCCAGAACGAAAGGGACTTCATCGGCTCGGCGGCCATGTGCTTCACTCAGCCCATGCGCAAGTTCTTGGACACCGAAATTAAGACCATACTCAAGGAAAAGAATCTTTTGGAAGTCAAACG GTTGGATTTGGATGCGTGTAAGAATAGGGTGCGCAAGGCGAGGAGTATGTTGGGACAACCGGCG CAATTTCCTTTACATTTGACACAG AAAGAAGGGATTACCCCGGAAGAAGTTTTGGAGCAG GCCGAAAGAGACCTGCGGATTGCCCAGTCGGAGTTCGACCGTCAGGCTGAAATAACGAAACTCCTACTCGAAGGGATCGGCAGTTCCCACGCTGCTCATCTCCGTTGTTTGCAAGAATTCGTAGAGACTCAAGCCCGATTTTACTCGCAATGTACCACGATTATGACGGATTTGCAGCGTGAGCTCGCCAG TATGTCCTCGATGCCTGGTGTCGATCCCAATTCTCCCGTAAATCCTAAACCGAACGAATGGAACAACGAAGTACCAAATAACGGAATGCGAAAAGCCCGAGTTATATACGATTATGACGGGCAAGATACGACCGAATTAAGTCTGATGGCGAACGAG attataaTGGTTAAAGAACTGAGCGATAAACCCAacgaagattatttatatggCGAGCGCGGCCATCAAAAGGGCAAAGTCCCGCGTGCGTACCTGGAATTCATATCTTAA
- the EndoB gene encoding endophilin-B1 isoform X3, whose product MDFNVKKIVKDAGAAISRVVQMTEEKLGTSEKTELDAHFENLWERAENTKNWTEKIVRDAEAVLIPNPGNRIEDFIYEKIDKKRPSRLSNLEYLGLDMIEAGNVYGPGTAYGSCLIKVGQWEQKLGQNERDFIGSAAMCFTQPMRKFLDTEIKTILKEKNLLEVKRLDLDACKNRVRKARSMLGQPAAERDLRIAQSEFDRQAEITKLLLEGIGSSHAAHLRCLQEFVETQARFYSQCTTIMTDLQRELASMSSMPGVDPNSPVNPKPNEWNNEVPNNGMRKARVIYDYDGQDTTELSLMANEIIMVKELSDKPNEDYLYGERGHQKGKVPRAYLEFIS is encoded by the exons ATGGATTTCAACgtgaaaaaaatcgtcaagGATGCGGGGGCTGCCATCAGTCGCGTGGTCCAG ATGACCGAAGAGAAACTAGGCACATCCGAAAAAACCGAACTCGATGCTCACTTCGAAAATCTCTGGGAACGAGccgaaaacaccaaaaactGGACGGAGAAAATCGTCCGGGATGCCGAAGCGGTTCTAATCCCCAATCCCGGGAACCGAATCGAGGACTTCATTTACgagaaaatcgacaaaaagcGACCCTCGAGACTGAGCAATTTGGAGTACCTGGGCCTGGACATGATCGAGGCTGGGAATGTGTACGGCCCGGGGACTGCCTACGGGAGCTGTTTGATCAAAGTGGGGCAGTGGGAGCAGAAGTTGGGCCAGAACGAAAGGGACTTCATCGGCTCGGCGGCCATGTGCTTCACTCAGCCCATGCGCAAGTTCTTGGACACCGAAATTAAGACCATACTCAAGGAAAAGAATCTTTTGGAAGTCAAACG GTTGGATTTGGATGCGTGTAAGAATAGGGTGCGCAAGGCGAGGAGTATGTTGGGACAACCGGCG GCCGAAAGAGACCTGCGGATTGCCCAGTCGGAGTTCGACCGTCAGGCTGAAATAACGAAACTCCTACTCGAAGGGATCGGCAGTTCCCACGCTGCTCATCTCCGTTGTTTGCAAGAATTCGTAGAGACTCAAGCCCGATTTTACTCGCAATGTACCACGATTATGACGGATTTGCAGCGTGAGCTCGCCAG TATGTCCTCGATGCCTGGTGTCGATCCCAATTCTCCCGTAAATCCTAAACCGAACGAATGGAACAACGAAGTACCAAATAACGGAATGCGAAAAGCCCGAGTTATATACGATTATGACGGGCAAGATACGACCGAATTAAGTCTGATGGCGAACGAG attataaTGGTTAAAGAACTGAGCGATAAACCCAacgaagattatttatatggCGAGCGCGGCCATCAAAAGGGCAAAGTCCCGCGTGCGTACCTGGAATTCATATCTTAA
- the RpS18 gene encoding small ribosomal subunit protein uS13, translating into MSLVIPEKFQHILRILNTNIDGKRKVMFALTAIKGVGRRYSNIVLKKADVDLDKRAGECSDEEVEKIVTIMSNPRQYKIPDWFLNRQKDIVDGKYNQLTSSTLDSKLREDLERMKKIRAHRGMRHYWGLRVRGQHTKTTGRRGRTVGVSKKK; encoded by the exons atg TCTCTAGTTATTCCGGAGAAGTTTCAACACATTCTTCGTATTTTAAATACGAACATTGATGGCAAACGCAAAGTCATGTTTGCCCTCACGGCCATCAAAGGTGTCGGCCGAAGATACTCAAACATTGTCTTGAAAAAAGCCGACGTTGACTTGGACAAACGCGCTGGTGAGTGTTCCGACGAAGAGGTCGAGAAAATCGTCACAATTATGTCGAACCCTCGCCAATACAAAATCCCTGATTGGTTCCTCAACAGGCAGAAGGACATTGTTGATGGTAAATACAACCAG TTGACTTCGTCAACGCTTGACTCCAAATTGCGTGAGGATTTGGAACGCATGAAGAAAATCAGGGCCCACAGGGGAATGCGTCATTACTGGGGCCTCAGGGTCCGCGGTCAACACACCAAGACCACGGGTCGTCGCGGACGCACTGTCGGTGTCTCCAAGAAGAAGTAA
- the Vps52 gene encoding vacuolar protein sorting-associated protein 52 homolog yields MSAKLPEAPSGGIDNALDDVVVQDILNSFTDLRQYSKEIEKELKEAEDKSIQDYIKESANIASLHNQISACDEILERMESMLVGFQTDLGSISSEILSLQRKSISMSQELSNRQAIRGQLSQFIDDMAVPESLIVGIMENPVTDKEFLTQLQILNHKISFVKEQSFKESKSCLDVKEILEKLKIKAMSKIRTYLLEQVYKFRKPMTNYQVPQNNMLKYKFFFEFILSNERNVAQEICNEYVDTMSKIYFSYFKSYSGRIMKLQYEECTTKDDLMGIEDTATRGLFNKSLKHKGTVFTIGNRGDVLAQQLEAPIIVPHAQSKNRYPFEALFRSEQYALVDNACREYLFVSEFFMVRGQPALDLFNQIMGKTTGLLKKNLETFVSDCYDTIALFLCFHLILRYKIMCHKRCVPALDDYWDNLEKIILTRFEYVFRLNIASIRDCDPTKFNLEMGPHYITRRYAEFSAALVGISENFPNELVNCLLAELQEEVELFILRMAGIFPERKEQLIFLINNYDMILHVIMERTRDNSKEAETFKSRLSSRSGEYVEEILSPHFGELMQYVKECEYLLEKSKTEEVKKMEGKSLAIVQHFSANWKKSLEELNREVLLSFPNLVTGSSLLQLALTQLVQYYHRFHKLLTPNVRTQLTNIHLIMVEMKKYKTNY; encoded by the exons ATGAGTGCTAAATTACCAGAAGCCCCTTCTGGTGGCATTGACAACGCCCTGGACGACGTGGTCGTCCAAGACATCCTCAACTCCTTCACCGACCTCCGGCAGTACTCCAAAGAAATCGAAAAAGAACTCAAAGAGGCCGAGGATAAATCAATTCAAGACTACATCAAAGAAAGCGCAAACATTGCAAGTCTCCACAACCAAATTTCAGCGTGTGACGAGATTCTGGAACGGATGGAGTCAATGTTGGTGGGGTTCCAGACCGACTTGGGGAGCATCAGTAGCGAGATTTTGTCATTACAAAGAAAATCAATTTCCATGAGTCAAGAACTGAGTAACCGACAGGCGATCAGGGGGCAGTTGAGCCAATTTATCGACGATATGGCTGTCCCTGAGTCACTTATCGTCGGTATTATGGAGAACCCAGTCACTGACAAGGAGTTTCTAACCCAACTCCAAATTCTCAACCACAAAATCAGCTTCGTAAAAGAGCAGAGTTTCAAAGAATCAAAATCGTGTCTCGACGTTAAGGagattttggaaaaacttaaaattaaagccatgTCGAAGATTAGGACCTATTTGTTAGAACAAGTCTACAAGTTTAGGAAACCAATGACGAATTACCAGGTGCCTCAGAACAACATGTTGAAGTACAAATTCttctttgaatttattttgtccaACGAGCGAAATGTGGCGCAAGAGATTTGCAATGAATATGTTGATACAATGAGCAAAATTTACTTCTCGTATTTTAAATCGTATTCTGGGAGAATTATGAAGCTACAGTACGAGGAGTGTACCACGAAGGACGACTTGATGGGGATTGAGGATACGGCCACGAGGGGGCTGTTTAACAAGTCCCTCAAACACAAAGGCACTGTTTTCACCATAGGGAACAGGGGGGACGTCCTAGCCCAGCAGTTGGAAGCCCCCATAATCGTTCCCCATGCCCAGTCAAAAAATAGG TACCCTTTTGAAGCCCTCTTCAGAAGCGAGCAATACGCTCTAGTTGACAACGCCTGCCGCGAGTATTTATTTGTGAGCGAATTTTTCATGGTAAGGGGGCAACCAGCGTTGGActtatttaatcaaattatgGGGAAAACAACCGGCCTTTTGAAG AAAAACTTGGAAACGTTCGTGTCTGACTGTTACGACACCATCGCGCTTTTTCTCTGCTTCCATTTAATTCTGCGTTACAAAATCATGTGTCACAAACGTTGCGTGCCGGCCCTGGACGATTACTGGgacaatttggaaaaaataattctgacACGTTTCGAATACGTGTTTCGGCTCAACATCGCCAGCATCAGGGATTGCGACCCGACCAAGTTTAATCTGGAGATGGGGCCGCATTAT atCACGCGTCGTTACGCCGAATTCAGCGCCGCTTTGGTCGGAATAAGCGAGAATTTTCCAAACGAACTGGTCAACTGTCTCTTGGCCGAGTTGCAAGAAGAGGTGGAGTTGTTTATTTTACGCATGGCTGGGATTTTCCCCGAGCGGAAAGAGCAGCTCATTTTTCTGATCAATAATTACGATATGATCCTACATGTCATAATGGAGCGGACGAGAGACAACTCAAAGGAGGCTGAGACTTTCAAGAGTCGGCTTTCTTCAAGGAGTGGCGAGTACGTGGAAGAGATTCTCAGCCCGCATTTCGGGGAGTTGATGCAATACGTTAAGGAATGCGAGTATTTGCTCGAGAAAAGCAAGACTGAAGAGGTGAAGAAGATGGAGGGGAAATCACTGGCGATTGTGCAACATTTTTCCGCTAATTGGAAGAAGAGTTTGGAGGAGTTGAATCGGGAGGTGCTGCTGTCGTTTCCAAATCTTGTCACCGGATCGAGTTTACTACAGTTGGCTTTGACGCAGCTAGTGCAATATTATCATAGGTTTCACAAGTTGTTAACGCCTAATGTTAGGACTCAACTGACTAATATTCACCTCATTATGgtcgaaatgaaaaaatacaagactAATTACTAG